Below is a genomic region from Hyphomicrobium nitrativorans NL23.
GCAGCGTGCGGTCGGCCGCGATGTACGCACGCCCGTCTGCGCCGATGCCTGCAACGACGATCCCGCACGCGTCAGAGCGCGCGGTCGCCGTCACCGGCGGATCGACGGCGACGACGATGTTTCTCAGCTCAGGACACACCGCGACGCGCGCTTGCTCGATCCAATCCCGCCGCCACAGGCTGCCGGATTGCTCATCGACGATTTCGCCCAGCAATTCCTGTCGTCCCAACGCCGTCCCGGCGTAGCGCCGCTCCATCTCGGCGATGAATGCAGGCGCCAGATGTGCCGCGTTGGCCGCGGTCGCGGCTCGCGTGATCGCGGTCGCCGGATCACTCATGATGCTCTTCAACAGCGGTAGCGGCTTCGGCGTCGTCGTGACCGCAATCGCCGGTGCCGTTCCGAGGCGCAGACCGAATTGCAGCATGTCCCACGTCTCTTCCGCGTAGCGCCACTTTGCAAGCTCGTCACACCAGGCCGCGTCGAACTGCGGCCCGCGCAGGCTGTTCGGGTCTTCCGCCGAAAACATCTGCGCGATGCTTCCATTCGGCCAGACAAGCTGCGACTTCGAAACTTCGAACGCCGGGCGTTCATTGTCTCCGTGGATCGCCAGCAATCCCGATACGCCTTCGATCATCACGCGGCGGACATCGGCAAGGGTTTCACCCACCAGCGCAATGCGACTGGCGCGCTCCGCACCGAGCGGCGGAATGCCGAGCGCTTTGGCGCGCACCCATTCCGCACCGGCCCGCGTCTTTCCCGCGCCACGCCCGCCGAGGATCAGCCAAACGCGCCAATCGCCGCCGGTTCGGGTTTGACCGGGCGGCAACTGATCGTCGCGCGCCCATATCTGCCAATCGGCGAGGATGAAGCTGAGGCTCTCACGATCGAGACTTGCCAGATGGTCGGCCAGCAGGCCCGACGCCGCCGAGGCGCTCAAGACGCTCCGCAATTTCGCGGCGCATGCGCTCCGCATCGGCTCCGACGCGGCCCGTTCCGCGGGCGGCATCCTTGTCTCGGTCCAGGTCAGCGACGGCCTCCGTCACCTTCTCAAAATTGCTGATCAGGGTGGCGAGGGCGCGGCTCTCGCGTTCCTCGTCCTGGGCCGAACGGGCTTCACCGCTCGCCATTCTCATCTCCATATGTTCGAGCTTCAAACTGATCGCGCGGTAGAGGCGCCCGATCAGCGCCCGTTGCGCGCCCCGCGTCGGCAATACCGTGCGCCGGAGCGCCGGCGTCTTTCCACGACCGGATTCCTCTGCGGCTTGGGCCGCCC
It encodes:
- a CDS encoding DNA-packaging protein, translating into MRSACAAKLRSVLSASAASGLLADHLASLDRESLSFILADWQIWARDDQLPPGQTRTGGDWRVWLILGGRGAGKTRAGAEWVRAKALGIPPLGAERASRIALVGETLADVRRVMIEGVSGLLAIHGDNERPAFEVSKSQLVWPNGSIAQMFSAEDPNSLRGPQFDAAWCDELAKWRYAEETWDMLQFGLRLGTAPAIAVTTTPKPLPLLKSIMSDPATAITRAATAANAAHLAPAFIAEMERRYAGTALGRQELLGEIVDEQSGSLWRRDWIEQARVAVCPELRNIVVAVDPPVTATARSDACGIVVAGIGADGRAYIAADRTLQGRSPDVWARAAVRAYHEFMADRVVAEVNQGGDLVVSVLRQIDEAVAVRKVRATRGKWLRAEPVAALYAEGRVAHVGVHAILEEQMLAFGADGLSRGRSPDRVDALVWALTDLMIERTAQPGIRQL